The proteins below come from a single Corynebacterium glyciniphilum AJ 3170 genomic window:
- a CDS encoding metallophosphoesterase, which yields MSTHRDDIWLVSDLHLGHRKVSELRGFDETAEHDQVILDNLRAVPDGATLICLGDISVRRDAEALDLLGGLKVEKDLRMVLLPGNHDRVHPMFGLESVMEWTPAYRDVFDAVSLELQIRVGRWLVLLTHIPAPDKVEDPYMTPALARWAARGGTTTRGGFDCTVHGHTHSAVPVRPKNVNVSLEATDLKPVSSEQLEELVTRAVTCPTVCQG from the coding sequence ATGAGCACACACCGTGACGACATCTGGCTGGTGTCGGATCTGCATCTCGGGCACCGGAAAGTGTCGGAACTGCGCGGATTCGATGAGACGGCCGAGCACGACCAGGTCATCCTCGACAATCTCCGGGCCGTACCGGACGGTGCCACGCTGATCTGCCTCGGTGACATATCGGTGCGTCGTGACGCCGAGGCCCTGGATCTGCTCGGCGGACTGAAGGTGGAGAAAGACCTCCGCATGGTCCTGCTACCAGGCAACCATGACAGGGTGCATCCGATGTTCGGTCTGGAGTCGGTCATGGAATGGACACCGGCCTACCGTGACGTCTTCGATGCTGTGTCGCTGGAACTGCAGATCCGCGTGGGACGGTGGTTGGTGCTGTTGACACACATCCCGGCGCCGGACAAGGTCGAGGACCCGTACATGACTCCGGCACTGGCACGATGGGCGGCCCGCGGAGGGACGACCACTCGAGGCGGCTTCGACTGCACGGTGCACGGGCACACCCATTCCGCGGTGCCGGTGCGTCCGAAGAACGTGAACGTCAGCCTGGAGGCCACGGACCTGAAGCCGGTGTCGTCGGAGCAGTTGGAGGAGCTCGTGACTCGGGCAGTGACGTGCCCGACCGTCTGCCAGGGCTAG
- a CDS encoding NAD-dependent succinate-semialdehyde dehydrogenase yields the protein MSNFSVNNPSTGQTEDTFTRIEDSERDDILDRSTAAYRSWRTTTIDERAAILNRAADIYEEKTDDLASYIGREMGKLDKWAKAELGIVVDIYRYYAEHAHELLADKELAAQGAQHTYVRKDPIGPLLGIMPWNFPYYQVARWAAPNLLLGNSLVLKHASICPLSSQACQDILEEAGLPKDVFQNIYASGSQMDAFVADPRIAGVSLTGSEGAGAAVAKTAGENYKKSLLELGGNDPFLIIDDDNLDAVLDQYVGIRMYNTGQACNAPKRLIVLESFYDRVVEGLEKRIGALTPGPWDDKNADVGPLSSIDARDEIVQRLADAKSNGDATVRVGGGSIDRPGAYMEPTLLTDVDPKADVGCNEVFGPVAIVYKANDVDEAVEIANNSDYGLSGSVWGTDLRTAEDAAARLEVGMSFVNEASVTAAGLPFGGVGRSGYGRELAEWGVGEFVNDHLVRVTPQ from the coding sequence ATGAGCAATTTCAGTGTGAACAACCCGTCCACCGGCCAGACCGAAGACACGTTCACGAGGATCGAGGACTCTGAACGAGACGATATCCTCGACCGCTCCACCGCTGCCTACCGGTCCTGGCGCACGACCACCATCGACGAACGCGCCGCGATCCTGAACCGTGCCGCAGACATCTACGAAGAGAAGACGGACGACCTCGCCTCCTACATCGGTCGCGAGATGGGCAAGCTCGACAAATGGGCCAAGGCGGAGCTCGGCATTGTCGTCGACATCTACCGCTACTACGCCGAACACGCCCATGAGCTTCTCGCCGACAAGGAACTTGCCGCGCAGGGTGCGCAGCACACCTACGTCCGCAAGGATCCGATCGGACCGCTGCTCGGCATCATGCCCTGGAATTTCCCCTACTACCAGGTCGCCCGGTGGGCGGCACCGAACCTCCTGCTGGGCAACTCACTGGTGCTCAAGCACGCGTCCATCTGTCCGCTGTCCTCCCAGGCGTGCCAGGACATCCTGGAGGAGGCGGGCTTGCCGAAGGATGTCTTCCAGAACATCTACGCCTCCGGCTCGCAGATGGACGCTTTCGTCGCCGATCCCCGCATCGCAGGGGTGTCCCTGACCGGGTCCGAGGGTGCAGGTGCCGCGGTGGCGAAGACGGCTGGGGAGAACTACAAGAAGTCACTCCTTGAGCTGGGCGGCAATGACCCGTTCCTCATCATCGACGACGACAATCTCGATGCTGTCCTCGACCAGTACGTCGGCATCCGCATGTACAACACCGGCCAGGCATGCAACGCCCCCAAGCGGCTGATCGTGTTGGAGAGCTTCTACGACCGGGTCGTCGAGGGGTTGGAGAAGCGTATCGGAGCCCTGACGCCCGGCCCGTGGGACGACAAGAACGCCGATGTCGGCCCGTTGTCCTCCATCGACGCCCGTGATGAGATCGTCCAACGCCTCGCCGACGCGAAGTCCAACGGCGACGCCACCGTGCGTGTCGGCGGTGGCAGCATCGACCGCCCGGGGGCCTACATGGAGCCGACTCTGCTCACCGACGTTGACCCGAAGGCCGATGTGGGCTGCAACGAGGTCTTCGGTCCGGTCGCCATCGTCTACAAGGCCAACGACGTCGACGAGGCAGTGGAGATCGCCAACAACTCCGACTACGGGCTCTCCGGATCAGTCTGGGGCACTGACCTGAGGACCGCCGAGGACGCTGCGGCACGTCTGGAAGTCGGCATGTCCTTCGTCAACGAGGCCTCGGTGACTGCCGCCGGTCTCCCGTTCGGCGGCGTGGGGCGTTCCGGCTACGGACGTGAACTCGCCGAATGGGGTGTCGGCGAATTCGTCAACGACCATCTCGTGCGGGTCACCCCGCAGTAG
- a CDS encoding helix-turn-helix domain-containing protein — translation MQSPPPDLDWKTYGSALAHRIRLLRVDADMTQEELGQRAGMSRNQVQNFERGHGTGKNGRVLNPTMEKIYQLAYALNVPPAVLLPDVGRKVQPRSSSAEDPPTLEEIQNVDIVWSHAVVRDSESEDAQA, via the coding sequence ATGCAATCCCCGCCGCCAGACCTCGACTGGAAGACCTACGGGTCAGCTCTGGCGCACCGCATCCGTCTGCTTCGCGTCGATGCTGACATGACGCAGGAGGAACTCGGCCAGCGTGCGGGGATGAGTCGGAACCAGGTGCAGAATTTTGAACGCGGTCACGGCACGGGTAAGAACGGACGTGTCCTGAACCCGACGATGGAGAAGATCTATCAGCTGGCTTATGCGCTGAACGTGCCCCCGGCTGTGCTGTTACCTGATGTGGGCCGGAAGGTGCAGCCGCGCAGCAGCTCCGCAGAGGACCCTCCGACGCTGGAAGAGATCCAGAATGTCGACATCGTATGGTCGCACGCCGTGGTCAGAGACAGTGAGAGCGAGGACGCCCAGGCGTGA